A genomic stretch from Desulfolutivibrio sulfodismutans DSM 3696 includes:
- a CDS encoding cysteine synthase has translation MIHDDILTLIGNTPLVAIRRLSPNPAVPVVVKFEAKNPGGSIKDRVAMAMIGAAEASGELTRDKTVIEATSGNTGIGLAMVCAVKGYRLRLLMPASASEERKRIMRAYGAEIVLTPGHMGTDGAIEEAYRLAREHPDKYVLMDQFNNPASIDAHYRGTGLEIWEQTEGKLTHLVVTLGTSGTAMGCAKILKEKNPAVRVVAVEPSPGHRIQGLKNMQESYPPGIYDKHAMDEIIHVADEEAFEMARRLAREEGILAGMSGGAAMAGALRVAAGLTSGLVATILPDGGERYLSTTLFATPEKKGVALCGVSGAKTAYLDPAAGPHGLFAMGPPLTVPGDLDGWRRIVFLDVLARYLKRGGARVTAVAGVADLEDKALLAAAETGVTRAEYAARAMDALSRTAARLGVEVAFVAASSAKDRAVDLADRLMRRGLAYEKLRSVYFDVARDKGYGELLHADQSKLALGKTVDLAAYLKENPQDFTLLKRVSLKDLKRGDLLVTPWGNVRPSWFLQMAVAALAGVSAISVVVAGEDQCFPHLENLRSIWSRAAGVSPEAWLVTGQVKGGEPARRDGEPSIPGVEGLVAAGMAFRDVRLWLLSAAYRKSLSLAPDTLAMWGKNRARVQETAVMLSEIASGGAGGGADGKKDTPAALAARGLFPALAKALEDDLGLYRFWPELFAFCRAINTQAASRSLSAADASLCLAALGDVDGVLGLLDENALPVPRTRWPEAVAALVASRETARRDKDFLLADRLREDIAAAGFRLDDTPSGTRLFPASGLGS, from the coding sequence ATGATCCATGACGATATTTTGACTCTCATCGGGAACACCCCCCTGGTGGCCATCCGTCGCCTGAGCCCCAATCCGGCCGTGCCCGTGGTGGTGAAGTTCGAGGCCAAAAATCCCGGCGGCTCCATCAAGGACCGGGTGGCCATGGCCATGATCGGCGCGGCCGAGGCCTCGGGCGAGCTGACCCGGGACAAGACCGTCATTGAGGCCACCTCCGGCAACACCGGCATCGGGCTGGCCATGGTCTGCGCCGTCAAAGGCTATCGCCTGCGGCTCCTCATGCCCGCCTCGGCCTCCGAGGAGCGCAAGCGCATCATGCGCGCCTACGGCGCGGAGATCGTGCTCACCCCCGGGCACATGGGCACCGACGGGGCCATCGAGGAGGCCTACCGCCTGGCCCGGGAGCATCCCGACAAATACGTGCTCATGGACCAGTTCAACAATCCGGCCAGCATCGACGCCCACTACCGGGGCACGGGCCTGGAGATATGGGAGCAGACCGAGGGGAAACTGACCCATCTGGTGGTGACGCTGGGCACCTCGGGCACGGCCATGGGTTGCGCCAAGATCCTCAAGGAAAAAAATCCCGCCGTGCGCGTGGTGGCCGTGGAGCCCTCTCCCGGACACCGCATCCAGGGCCTCAAAAACATGCAGGAGTCGTATCCGCCGGGAATTTATGACAAGCATGCCATGGATGAGATCATCCATGTGGCCGATGAGGAGGCCTTCGAGATGGCCCGTCGCCTAGCCCGGGAGGAGGGCATCCTGGCCGGGATGAGCGGCGGCGCGGCCATGGCCGGGGCGCTCCGCGTGGCCGCCGGGCTGACGTCTGGGCTTGTAGCCACGATTTTGCCCGATGGCGGCGAACGCTACCTGAGCACAACCCTTTTCGCCACGCCCGAAAAAAAAGGCGTGGCCCTGTGCGGCGTCTCCGGGGCGAAGACGGCCTACCTCGACCCGGCCGCCGGTCCCCACGGACTGTTCGCCATGGGGCCGCCCCTGACCGTTCCGGGCGATCTGGACGGCTGGCGGCGCATTGTGTTCCTGGACGTGCTGGCCCGCTATCTCAAGCGGGGCGGGGCCAGGGTCACGGCCGTGGCGGGGGTGGCCGACCTGGAGGACAAGGCCCTCTTGGCCGCCGCCGAGACCGGCGTGACCCGGGCCGAATACGCCGCCCGGGCCATGGACGCCCTGTCCCGGACGGCCGCCCGGCTTGGCGTGGAGGTCGCCTTTGTGGCCGCCTCGTCGGCCAAGGACCGGGCCGTGGACCTGGCCGACAGGCTCATGCGCCGGGGTCTGGCCTATGAGAAGCTGCGCAGCGTCTATTTCGACGTGGCCCGGGACAAGGGCTACGGAGAACTCCTGCATGCCGACCAAAGCAAACTGGCCCTGGGCAAAACCGTGGATCTGGCGGCCTATCTCAAGGAAAATCCCCAGGATTTCACCCTGCTCAAACGCGTCAGCTTAAAAGACCTCAAACGCGGCGACCTGCTGGTCACCCCCTGGGGCAATGTCCGGCCGAGCTGGTTTTTGCAGATGGCCGTGGCCGCCCTGGCCGGAGTTTCGGCCATCAGCGTGGTGGTGGCCGGCGAGGACCAATGCTTTCCGCACCTGGAGAACCTGCGCTCCATCTGGTCCCGGGCGGCTGGCGTCAGCCCGGAGGCCTGGCTTGTGACCGGGCAGGTCAAGGGGGGCGAACCGGCCCGCCGGGACGGGGAGCCGTCGATCCCAGGCGTCGAGGGCCTTGTGGCCGCAGGGATGGCCTTCCGGGACGTGCGCCTGTGGCTTTTGTCCGCCGCCTACCGCAAGTCCTTGTCCCTGGCCCCGGACACCCTGGCCATGTGGGGCAAAAACCGGGCCCGGGTCCAGGAGACGGCGGTCATGCTGTCGGAGATCGCCTCCGGAGGGGCTGGCGGCGGCGCAGACGGCAAAAAGGACACCCCGGCCGCCCTGGCCGCCAGGGGGTTGTTCCCGGCCCTGGCCAAGGCCCTGGAAGACGATCTGGGACTGTACCGCTTTTGGCCCGAGCTGTTCGCCTTTTGCCGGGCCATCAACACCCAGGCCGCCTCCCGCAGCCTGTCTGCGGCGGACGCCTCTCTCTGTCTGGCGGCCCTGGGCGATGTGGACGGGGTACTCGGGCTTTTGGACGAAAACGCCCTGCCCGTGCCCCGAACCCGGTGGCCCGAGGCCGTGGCCGCCCTGGTCGCCAGCCGGGAGACCGCCCGCCGCGACAAAGACTTCCTGTTGGCCGACCGTCTGCGCGAGGACATTGCTGCGGCCGGATTCCGCCTGGACGACACCCCTTCGGGGACGCGGCTTTTTCCCGCGTCCGGGCTTGGCTCGTAA
- a CDS encoding esterase/lipase family protein: MPLLFAILISAVVVCIVSYSLFTYESGNAPDTTPPLPRRDMVRALCWGVGAFCWATLTLPLGFFPFLWRPRGKAPTSRPGVVLIHGLYHTPGAWIIFAPALAMAGLGRSHALGYNSFGTRSFEDIATRLIAQVHAILDDTPRIALVGHSMGGLFIRRLLADPRIARATVAAVTLGAPHHGSKMAALAFCSTVGRQLLPVSPLFPALAARPEAVAVHKLNIVSPADDMVLPNASSAMTGEGWTTWHTPPMSHVALLYHPAVIRQTAAFLKKHVP, translated from the coding sequence ATGCCCCTTTTGTTCGCCATTCTGATCTCTGCCGTGGTCGTGTGCATCGTCAGCTATTCCCTGTTCACCTACGAATCCGGGAATGCCCCGGACACGACTCCGCCCCTGCCCCGCCGGGACATGGTCCGGGCCTTGTGCTGGGGTGTGGGGGCGTTTTGTTGGGCGACGCTGACATTGCCTCTGGGATTTTTTCCGTTTCTGTGGCGACCCCGGGGAAAGGCCCCCACCTCGCGTCCCGGAGTGGTGCTCATCCACGGCCTCTACCACACCCCGGGGGCCTGGATCATCTTCGCCCCGGCCCTGGCCATGGCCGGACTCGGCCGAAGCCACGCCCTGGGCTACAACTCCTTTGGGACGCGCTCCTTCGAGGACATCGCAACGCGCCTCATCGCCCAGGTCCATGCCATCCTTGACGACACCCCGCGCATCGCGCTGGTGGGGCACAGCATGGGCGGGCTCTTCATCCGCCGCCTGCTGGCCGACCCGCGCATCGCCCGGGCCACCGTGGCCGCCGTGACCCTCGGCGCGCCGCATCACGGCAGCAAGATGGCCGCCCTGGCCTTTTGCAGCACGGTGGGCAGACAGCTTCTGCCCGTTTCGCCGCTTTTCCCGGCCCTAGCGGCCCGGCCCGAGGCCGTGGCCGTGCACAAACTCAACATCGTAAGCCCCGCCGACGACATGGTGCTGCCAAACGCCTCAAGCGCCATGACCGGGGAGGGCTGGACGACCTGGCACACCCCGCCCATGAGCCATGTGGCCCTTCTCTACCATCCGGCGGTCATCCGGCAGACCGCCGCCTTTCTCAAAAAACACGTCCCGTAA
- the ribB gene encoding 3,4-dihydroxy-2-butanone-4-phosphate synthase, whose amino-acid sequence MNQSPTCFESSPVKNVERALTALRQGRGILVVDDESRENEGDLIFPAQTLTREQMAMLIRECSGIVCLCLTDEKADALELPPMVAKNTCKNGTAFTVSIEAAHGVTTGVSAADRLTTVKTAVAAEAKPSDLVRPGHVFPLRAKPGGVLERRGHTEATVDLMRLAGFDPSGVLCELTNSDGSMSRLPEVAAFARRHDFPLVSVEDLARYRTLREA is encoded by the coding sequence ATGAATCAGTCCCCCACGTGTTTCGAGTCATCCCCGGTGAAAAACGTCGAACGCGCCCTGACCGCCCTGCGGCAGGGGCGCGGCATCCTGGTCGTGGACGACGAGTCCCGGGAAAACGAGGGCGACCTCATTTTCCCCGCCCAGACCCTCACCCGGGAACAGATGGCCATGCTCATCCGGGAGTGCAGCGGCATCGTGTGCCTGTGCCTCACGGACGAAAAGGCCGACGCCCTGGAACTGCCGCCCATGGTGGCCAAAAACACCTGCAAAAACGGCACGGCCTTCACCGTGAGCATCGAGGCCGCGCACGGCGTCACCACCGGGGTGTCGGCCGCCGACCGCCTGACCACGGTGAAGACCGCCGTGGCCGCCGAGGCCAAACCGTCCGACCTGGTGCGTCCGGGGCACGTCTTTCCGCTTCGGGCCAAACCCGGCGGGGTGCTGGAGCGCCGGGGACACACCGAGGCCACGGTGGACCTCATGCGGCTGGCGGGTTTCGACCCAAGCGGCGTCTTGTGCGAACTGACCAACAGCGACGGCTCCATGTCCCGGCTCCCGGAGGTGGCGGCCTTCGCCAGGCGGCACGATTTCCCGCTTGTGTCCGTGGAGGATCTGGCCCGCTACCGCACGCTTCGCGAGGCATAG
- a CDS encoding type II toxin-antitoxin system RelE/ParE family toxin, translating into MKRLPAYFYRTETGKEPVREWLQSLNRDDRKAVGEDVKLVEFGWPVGMPTCKPMGEGVFEIRTVLSGGRISRIFFCAEEGGMYLLHGIIKKTQKTPKGDLEIARKRRKNVLVWLNKA; encoded by the coding sequence ATGAAAAGACTCCCCGCGTATTTTTACCGGACGGAAACCGGGAAGGAACCTGTTCGTGAGTGGCTGCAAAGCCTGAATCGCGATGACAGAAAGGCTGTTGGTGAGGACGTGAAACTGGTGGAATTCGGCTGGCCGGTCGGGATGCCGACCTGTAAACCCATGGGTGAGGGGGTTTTCGAGATTCGGACAGTCCTTTCAGGTGGGAGAATTTCCCGGATATTCTTTTGCGCTGAGGAGGGGGGGATGTATTTATTGCATGGCATCATCAAAAAAACGCAGAAAACGCCGAAAGGTGATTTGGAAATCGCCAGAAAACGACGGAAAAATGTGCTTGTGTGGCTCAATAAGGCATAA
- a CDS encoding helix-turn-helix domain-containing protein, translating into MNHELHDCIGSSFDDFLKEDGTYEDCQAAAIKKVITWQLRSFMEAEKVTKMDLARRMGTSRSFVDKILDATNTSITLATILKVGRIIGKPVRIEFGDDGEGDGGNVCHA; encoded by the coding sequence ATGAATCACGAACTCCATGATTGCATAGGGTCTTCCTTTGATGATTTCCTGAAGGAAGACGGTACCTATGAAGATTGCCAGGCGGCGGCGATAAAGAAAGTCATTACCTGGCAGCTTCGTTCCTTCATGGAGGCCGAAAAGGTCACCAAGATGGATTTGGCCCGGAGAATGGGGACCAGCCGGTCTTTTGTGGATAAGATCCTCGATGCCACAAACACCTCCATCACCCTGGCGACAATCCTTAAGGTCGGGCGCATCATCGGCAAGCCGGTGCGCATCGAATTCGGTGATGACGGGGAGGGGGACGGCGGAAACGTCTGCCATGCCTGA
- a CDS encoding double-cubane-cluster-containing anaerobic reductase, with product MAGAYDEMWEKLNLDLTAHEGLLQVLGKFYGDIYLSQENRLKGMEYMDFVLSEVHGLRIKEIQDAKANGKKIIGTFCVYVPEELVLAADCVQIGLCAGAEVGMESAERLVPRNTCDLIKSFVGFKLSRLCPYLESSDLVVGETTCDGKKKAYEAFAEYAPMYIMEIPQTKSDAAKALWRAEVRRFKARLEELTGKTITADDITRGIDIVNGKRKALQRLSALRAADPAPISGRDALLINQISFYDDPIRFTTQINTLCDELEARVAAGEGVAPKGTKRVLLSGCPMAVPNWKLPFVVESSGAVIVGEESCIGERNTRDLTPDAAGGVEAMLDAIADRYMKIDCACFTPNAERPGNILELANRLNADGVIQYTLLFCQPYANEAMKMEPILTNKGIPSLTLETGYSMEDIGQLKTRVEAFVETLE from the coding sequence ATGGCTGGCGCGTATGACGAAATGTGGGAAAAGCTCAATCTCGATCTGACGGCCCACGAGGGCCTGTTGCAGGTACTTGGGAAGTTTTACGGCGACATTTACTTGAGCCAGGAAAACCGGCTCAAGGGCATGGAGTACATGGATTTCGTATTAAGCGAAGTGCATGGGCTGCGCATCAAGGAGATCCAGGACGCCAAGGCAAACGGCAAAAAGATCATCGGAACCTTCTGCGTCTATGTTCCGGAGGAACTGGTGCTGGCCGCCGACTGTGTGCAGATCGGGCTGTGCGCCGGGGCCGAGGTGGGCATGGAGTCCGCCGAGCGACTGGTGCCGCGCAACACCTGCGACCTCATCAAGTCCTTCGTGGGCTTCAAGCTGTCCCGCCTGTGTCCCTACCTGGAATCCAGCGACCTGGTGGTCGGGGAGACCACCTGCGACGGCAAGAAAAAGGCTTATGAGGCCTTTGCCGAGTATGCACCCATGTACATCATGGAGATCCCGCAGACCAAGTCCGACGCGGCCAAGGCCCTGTGGCGCGCGGAGGTGCGGCGTTTCAAGGCCCGGCTTGAGGAACTGACCGGGAAGACCATCACCGCCGACGACATCACACGCGGCATCGACATCGTCAACGGCAAGCGCAAGGCCCTGCAACGCCTGTCGGCCCTGCGCGCCGCCGACCCGGCCCCCATCTCCGGCCGCGATGCGCTGCTCATCAACCAGATCAGCTTCTACGACGACCCCATCCGGTTCACCACCCAGATCAATACCCTGTGCGACGAACTGGAGGCCCGGGTGGCGGCGGGCGAGGGCGTGGCGCCCAAGGGCACGAAGCGTGTGCTGTTGTCGGGCTGTCCCATGGCCGTGCCCAACTGGAAACTGCCGTTTGTGGTCGAAAGCTCGGGCGCGGTGATCGTGGGCGAGGAGTCGTGCATCGGCGAGCGCAACACCCGCGACCTGACGCCGGATGCGGCAGGCGGCGTGGAGGCCATGCTCGACGCCATCGCCGACCGGTACATGAAGATCGACTGTGCCTGCTTCACGCCCAATGCCGAACGGCCGGGGAACATCCTGGAACTGGCCAACCGCTTAAACGCCGACGGCGTGATCCAGTACACCCTGCTCTTCTGTCAGCCCTACGCCAACGAGGCCATGAAAATGGAGCCCATCCTGACGAACAAGGGCATCCCGTCCCTGACCCTGGAGACGGGCTACAGCATGGAGGACATCGGCCAGCTCAAGACCCGGGTCGAGGCCTTCGTGGAGACGCTGGAATAA
- the selD gene encoding selenide, water dikinase SelD, with protein MELVKTVKSAGUAAKISPGDLEEVLAGLSLDDPHGRLLTGARDSEDAAILRFPPGKALVQTVDFFTPIVNDPFRFGRIAAVNSLSDVYAMGGEPYAAMNIVCFPIKKMDKGILREILRGGLDAMAEAGAVLAGGHSVEDEEIKYGLSVSGVVDADNFASNRGMRPGDTLILTKPLGTGVLATALKGDMGDPVLLEDILFRWAGRLNKVGGAVVRDLKLRAATDVTGFGLGGHLLEMAGASQVAVELDLSHVPFLPEAVEFASMGMIPAGSFANRSFCKKNVQAAQGVDPILLDLVFDAQTSGGMLLAVPEDRVEKARGMLLAGGDMAEVVGRAVPEESGRARLRIR; from the coding sequence ATGGAACTGGTCAAGACGGTCAAGTCCGCCGGTTGAGCGGCCAAAATTTCTCCGGGGGACCTGGAGGAGGTTTTGGCCGGGCTATCGCTCGATGATCCGCACGGACGGCTTTTGACGGGCGCGCGGGACAGCGAGGACGCGGCGATTTTGCGGTTTCCGCCGGGCAAGGCCCTGGTGCAGACCGTGGACTTTTTCACGCCCATCGTAAATGACCCCTTCCGCTTCGGTCGCATCGCGGCGGTCAACTCCCTGTCCGACGTCTACGCCATGGGCGGCGAGCCCTATGCGGCCATGAACATCGTGTGCTTCCCCATAAAAAAGATGGACAAAGGCATCCTGCGCGAGATCTTGCGCGGCGGCCTGGACGCCATGGCCGAGGCCGGGGCGGTTTTGGCCGGGGGGCACAGCGTGGAGGACGAGGAGATCAAATACGGCCTGTCCGTGTCCGGGGTGGTGGATGCGGACAATTTCGCCTCCAACCGGGGCATGCGCCCGGGCGACACGCTGATTTTGACCAAGCCCCTGGGGACCGGGGTGCTGGCCACAGCGCTCAAAGGCGACATGGGCGATCCGGTCCTGCTGGAGGACATCCTGTTCCGCTGGGCCGGACGGCTGAACAAGGTGGGCGGGGCGGTGGTGCGCGACCTGAAACTGCGCGCGGCCACGGACGTGACCGGGTTCGGCCTGGGCGGGCACCTGCTGGAGATGGCCGGGGCTTCGCAGGTGGCGGTGGAGCTTGACCTTTCCCATGTTCCGTTTCTGCCTGAGGCCGTGGAGTTCGCCTCCATGGGCATGATCCCGGCCGGAAGCTTCGCCAACCGGAGCTTTTGCAAAAAAAACGTGCAGGCGGCCCAGGGGGTCGATCCCATCCTTTTAGACTTGGTTTTCGACGCCCAGACCTCGGGCGGCATGCTTCTGGCTGTGCCCGAGGACCGGGT